In the genome of Cryptomeria japonica chromosome 8, Sugi_1.0, whole genome shotgun sequence, one region contains:
- the LOC131034606 gene encoding pentatricopeptide repeat-containing protein At3g24000, mitochondrial gives MVLKPVLRTKTTTLFHTHFQRYNYNYAMPTPSIVNLNFSISELCRKGRLKEALHILLTTYHSTVDSSTYLQLLQTCISKKALSEGKKIHSHISERHLKLATIKVLQDTLVRMYDQCGSLVDAREVFDQITERDVLSWNAIIAAYRRHGYPQEALKLFCEMQATGVQPDQFSISSIFQACAKIRDLETGMKIHQSIMERGFLSDVVVASALVDMYAKCGSIQIARELFDKIHQRNIISWNAMLAAYAQDGELDEALKLFEEMPRRDVVSWTAMVSGYAQNGFFEKALETFKQMQLAGVKPVSATYASILPACGKLGALKQGMDIHQSIIENGFLSDVVVVSAVVDMYAKCGSIHMARQLFDKMSRRNLISWNAMIAGYAVNGFCKDALELFELMKLSGTYPNHVTLTCVLLACSHSGLVNEACKYFNGFTDSYRIAPTIDHYVCLVDLLGRAAYLEQTLKFIIKMPVKPMTVVWTCLLGACRAHKNAGLGAFTATLLLELDPKNAATFVLLSNIYAEVGMWDEVQKVRTSMKDGGIKKIPGCSWIEDHKKVHAFYIGDRSHPQTQEIYAKLDNLSLEMKAAGYLPHSKDALNDVEEEEKNIFLCHHSEKLAIAFGLLNTPPGTTIRVVKNLRVCVDCHSATKYISKIVGREIVVRDANRFHHFEQGQCSCKDYW, from the coding sequence ATGGTTCTAAAACCAGTTTTAAGGACAAAGACGACGACATTATTTCATACTCACTTCCAACGCTATAATTATAATTATGCAATGCCAACGCCGTCCATTGTCAATCTTAATTTCAGCATCTCAGAGTTATGTAGAAAGGGGAGGTTGAAGGAGGCATTGCACATTCTGCTTACTACGTACCATTCCACAGTAGATTCTTCTACATACCTTCAACTATTGCAGACCTGCATTTCAAAGAAAGCTCTTTCAGAGGGAAAGAAAATCCACTCCCACATTAGTGAGAGGCATTTGAAGTTGGCCACAATCAAAGTCTTACAAGATACCCTGGTACGCATGTATGATCAGTGCGGAAGTTTAGTTGATGCCCGCGAAGTGTTTGACCAAATTACTGAACGAGACGTCCTGTCATGGAATGCCATCATTGCAGCTTACAGAAGACATGGGTATCCTCAGGAAGCATTGAAATTGTTTTGCGAAATGCAAGCAACAGGTGTCCAGCCTGATCAGTTCTCAATTTCCAGCATATTCCAAGCCTGTGCCAAAATAAGAGATTTGGAAACCGGTATGAAAATCCATCAGAGTATAATGGAAAGGGGCTTTTTGTCtgatgttgtagttgcaagtgcactggtagacatgtatgcaaaatgtggaagcatacaaaTTGCACGCGAGCTTTTTGACAAAATACACCAAAGAAATATAATCTCATGGAATGCTATGTTAGCAGCATATGCACAAGATGGTGAACTTGATGAGGCTTTAAAGCTTTTCGAGGAAATGCCTCGAAGAGATGTGGTTTCGTGGACTGCAATGGTTtcgggatatgcacaaaatgggtttTTTGAGAAGGCATTggaaacttttaagcaaatgcaattggcaggagTAAAGCCAGTTTCCGCAACCTATGCCAGCATTCTCCCAGCCTGTGGGAAACTTGGAGCTTtaaaacagggtatggacatccaccaAAGCATAATTGAAAATGGTTTTTTGTCGGATGTCGTAGTTGTAAGTGCCGtggtagatatgtatgcaaaatgtggaagcatacacaTGGCAcgtcaactgtttgacaaaatgtctcggAGAAATTTGAtctcatggaatgctatgattgcaggatatgcagtaAATGGCTTTTGCAAGGATGCTCTAGAACTCTTTGAACTAATGAAGCTATCTGGAACATACCCTAACCATGTAACCCTCACTTGTGTTTTGTTAGCATGCAGTCATTCAGGTTTAGTGAACGAGGCCTGTAAATACTTCAATGGCTTTACTGACTCTTATCGCATTGCTCCTACAATTGATCATTATGTATGCCTTGTTGACCTCCTTGGACGAGCTGCCTATCTTGAACAAACCCTAAAATTTATTATCAAAATGCCTGTTAAACCTATGACAGTTGTGTGGACTTGTTTGCTTGGTGCCTGTAGAGCACATAAGAATGCTGGGTTAGGAGCATTTACAGCAACTCTTCTTTTGGAGCTCGATCCTAAAAATGCTGCAACTTTTGTTCTTTTGTCAAACATCTATGCAGAAGTGGGCATGTGGGATGAAGTTCAAAAGGTAAGGACGTCAATGAAAGATGGAGGAATTAAAAAGATAcctggatgtagttggattgaagaCCATAAAAAGGTGCATGCATTTTATATTGGAGACAGATCACACCCACAGACACAGGAAATCTATGCAAAGTTGGATAATTTGTCTTTGGAGATGAAGGCAGCAGGGTATTTACCACATTCAAAGGATGCGCTGAATGATGTGGAGGAGGAGGAGAAAAATATATTTCTCTGCCACCATAGTGAAAAGTTGGCAATTGCATTTGGTTTGTTAAACACGCCCCCTGGAACAACCATTAGAGTTGTCAAGAACCTTAGAGTATGTGTTGACTGCCACTCTGCAACCAAGTATATCTCCAAGATTGTTGGAAGAGAAATAGTTGTGAGAGATGCAAATCGGTTCCATCATTTTGAACAAGGACAATGCTCTTGCAAAGATTATTGGTGA